The Rhineura floridana isolate rRhiFlo1 chromosome 8, rRhiFlo1.hap2, whole genome shotgun sequence genome includes a region encoding these proteins:
- the LOC133390598 gene encoding uncharacterized protein LOC133390598 yields MSPRILTLRDQLLSFSAPFENFDKIVKEIRPLVISSRAGHSVRPNQGWFDEQCAAHKRILAKAIRKLRKVDSLENFISCIQLRREYKNLLRAKKYKHIRQLWMELGLATIEKNSARFWTLAARGTKGGKGFIDNPITSSQWYIHFFSFFSLSIPRVPLGTAHNIDPLLLSFCPEWDPVTPDEIYFLINSLPAKKAPGEDMLPAEVFKSNPAWWCPVFATMFTCISHYGKIPQGWGVSIVVPIHKRGSKVDSKHFRPINLLSVVAKLYSKYLLCKLEFWATETSITAEEQAEFIKGKYTIDQCFILHHLIQKYFQNGRKELFVAFVDFTSAFNLIDRGQLWQKLSATNIDRHLLYTNVALLILLSG; encoded by the coding sequence ATGTCCCCTAGGATATTAACTTTAAGGGATCAACTTTTGTCCTTTTCAGCTCCCTTTGAAAATTTTGATAAAATAGTGAAAGAAATTAGGCCTCTTGTGATTAGCTCCAGAGCCGGCCACTCAGTTAGGCCAAATCAAGGTTGGTTTGATGAGCAGTGCGCTGCTCACAAACGCATCCTAGCAAAAGCTATAAGGAAATTAAGGAAAGTGGATTCCCTAGAAAATTTTATCTCCTGCATACAATTGCGTAGAGAGTATAAAAATTTGCTGCGTGCTAAAAAATATAAGCACATACGCCAGTTGTGGATGGAGTTAGGTTTGGCAACCATAGAAAAGAATTCAGCTAGATTCTGGACCTTAGCAGCAAGAGggacaaaaggaggtaaaggCTTCATTGACAATCCAATTACTTCATCACAATGGTACATacattttttctcattttttagTCTCTCTATTCCTCGGGTACCTTTAGGTACTGCTCATAATATAGATCCTTTACTGCTCTCCTTTTGCCCTGAATGGGACCCTGTAACCCCAGATGAAATATATTTCTTGATTAACTCTCTGCCTGCAAAAAAAGCTCCCGGGGAGGACATGCTTCCTGCAGAAGTGTTTAAATCAAATCCTGCCTGGTGGTGCCCAGTTTTTGCTACTATGTTTACATGTATTAGCCATTATGGGAAAATCCCTCAGGGTTGGGGAGTAAGTATAGTTGTCCCCATCCATAAAAGAGGTTCTAAGGTGGATTCAAAACATTTTAGACCAATTAACCTGCTCAGTGTTGTTGCTAAATTGTATTCTAAATATCTGTTATGCAAATTGGAATTTTGGGCTACTGAGACCTCAATTACCGCCGAAGAGCAGGCAGAGTTCATAAAGGGAAAGTATACAATAGACCAGTGCTTTATTCTTCATCACCTGATCCAGAAATACTTCCAAAATGGTAGAAAAGAgctttttgttgcctttgtcgatttTACTTCTgcctttaatctcattgatagaGGTCAGTTGTGGCAAAAGTTATCTGCCACTAATATTGACAGACATTTATTGTATACAAATGTTGCACTCTTAATACTTCTCTCAGGGTAA